DNA from Nitrososphaerota archaeon:
ATAGATTTAGATGTAGATAAATTTTATAATATTATAGAAGAATTAAATGTTTCTATGTGTGGTTTTGGACCTGTTTCATCATTAATGACTATAGCTAAAAAAATTGGAGTAAAAAAAGGAAACTTATTAAAATATGCAACAAGTGGAGATATAACTGGAGATTACAGCTCAGTTGTAGGATATGCTTCAATATTTTTTGAAGCAATAAAAAATAACGTCTAAGACAAGGAACGAATAAAATTCTATTTGATATATTTACTTATATTATTTCTTTCATTTCTTTAATAAAATTTTTATAAAGTTTAAATCTTTCTTCATCAACTACATGGAATTCAAAAGGTTCATCAAATCCTTCTTTTCTTAATTTTGCAATAACTTCATTAGGTTTTAGTTTTGTTAAAATTAATACATCAATATCACTTATTAAAACATATTCA
Protein-coding regions in this window:
- a CDS encoding nucleotidyltransferase domain-containing protein, whose translation is MKDIFIREAIRKEEIFKNLPELLKEIKKILNEMDKESKVFLFGSVTKNEYVLISDIDVLILTKLKPNEVIAKLRKEGFDEPFEFHVVDEERFKLYKNFIKEMKEII